In Bicyclus anynana chromosome 22, ilBicAnyn1.1, whole genome shotgun sequence, the following proteins share a genomic window:
- the LOC112050668 gene encoding glutamate decarboxylase 1, with product MELNGHTFLDKVLGIVKEETDQETALIQFKHPKELEEILREDLDISKKLNDQDLEKAVRKVLQYSVKTNKPTFRNQLYGGTDPYGLAGAWIAEAFNTSQYTFEVAPVFTLIELKVLDHILKLFGIPDGDGIFSPGGSISMLYALVAARFKAFPEVKRKGMRGLPEMVIFTSEDSHYSILKAAHWLGFGIENVKVIKTNDHGQMSATDLENTLQQELALGRTPLMVNATAGTTVLGAIDDLENVAAICEKYGVWMHVDACWGGSLMLSKKYRSKLKGINRASSISWNPHKMMGVPLQCSVILLREKGLLHEANAAAAQYLFQQDKFYDVSYDTGDKSIQCGRKIDAFKLWMIWKARGDIGLNHLTDHVMEIAEFCIQTVAQRSNFRLVTMHMQCPNVCFWYIPTFMKNKMENEEWWNTMHKITPKIKEQLTLRSQAMVAYSPLRERKNFFRLAFTFHPVLEKSHVLDILQAIEECGEGITMPVL from the exons ATGGAGTTGAATGGGCACACGTTTTTGGACAAAGTGTTAGGTATTGTGAAGGAGGAGACGGATCAAGAGACTGCTCTTATCCAGTTTAAGCATCCAAAGGAGTTAGAG GAGATATTACGCGAAGATCTGGACATATCGAAGAAGCTAAATGATCAAGATCTAGAGAAGGCTGTTCGTAAAGTGTTGCAATATAGCGTGAAGACAAACAAACCTACGTTCAGAAATCAACTGTATGGAGGAACTGATCCTTACGGGCTCGCTGGAGCCTGGATTGCAGAAGCTTTTAATACTAGTCA ATACACTTTTGAAGTAGCACCAGTTTTTACTCTCATCGAATTGAAAGTTCTTGATCACATCCTGAAGCTGTTTGGTATTCCTGATGGAGACGGCATCTTCAGTCCGGGAGGAAGTATATCGATGCTATACGCGCTGGTCGCGGCGCGGTTTAAGGCATTTCCTGAGGTCAAGAGAAAAGGGATGCGCGGTCTACCTGAGATGGTGATATTCACTTCTGAAGAT AGCCATTACTCAATATTGAAAGCCGCACATTGGCTTGGATTTGGTATAGAGAACGTTAaggttataaaaacaaatgatcATGGTCAGATGTCGGCCACAGACCTTGAGAATACTCTTCAGCAAGAATTGGCACTTGGTAGGACACCTCTAATGGTCAACGCAACCGCTGGTACTACTGTGCTCGGAGCTATAGATGACCTGGAAAATGTGGCAGCTATTTGTGAGAAATATGGCGTTTGGATGCATGTCGAT GCTTGTTGGGGTGGAAGCTTAATGCTGTCAAAGAAATATCGCAGCAAGCTAAAAGGGATAAACCG tgCAAGCTCCATATCATGGAATCCACACAAGATGATGGGAGTGCCTTTGCAGTGTTCAGTAATTCTTCTTCGAGAAAAGGGTTTACTGCATGAGGCGAATGCGGCCGCAGCGCAGTATTTGTTTCAACAGGATAAGTTTTATGACGTCAGTTATGACACTGGTGACAAGAGTATCCAGTGTGGAAGAAAG atTGACGCGTTCAAACTGTGGATGATTTGGAAAGCTCGTGGGGACATTGGCCTCAATCACCTCACAGACCACGTAATGGAAATAGCAGAGTTTTGTATACAGACTGTTGCTCAGAGAAGTAACTTTAGACTGGTGACAATGCATATGCAATGCCCTAATGTATGTTTCTGGTACATTCCAACGTTTATGAAGAACAAAATGGAGAATGAGGAATGGTGGAACACTATGCATAag attACCCCAAAAATCAAGGAACAGTTGACACTGCGATCTCAAGCAATGGTAGCGTATTCTCCGCTTCGAGAACGCAAGAACTTCTTTCGTTTAGCGTTCACTTTCCATCCTGTTCTTGAAAAGAGCCATGTGCTGGACATACTGCAAGCTATAGAAGAGTGTGGAGAAGGAATTACCATGCCTGTGTTGTGA
- the LOC112050673 gene encoding venom protease, giving the protein MWRLLVLIFAIYICEGKNLKTELTDPEWREVVSAGGMHIGHGRTKRFVELNENQPNIPYQACLLPNGASGHCRHLHYCIQEDFKKDFMKFMDYLCIINHSAIGVCCPDGMGGGNPDAVAGDLPATAPREENDLSLKIDRAENRGCGLSTRAQGRITGAQPANPREWPWMASITPEGFEQYCGGALITDRHVLTAAHCLIRWKADELFVRLGEYDFRRSNDSRSYNFRVVEIRRHEMFDKSTYHHDIAILKLHRPVVFNTYVWPICLPPRGLPMDEEVATVIGWGTQWYGGPHSQVLMEVAVPIWNRDTCIKSFTDSVFNETICAGGKEGGKDACQGDSGGPLMYQMSSGRWAVVGVVSWGIRCGEPNHPGLYARVDRYLEWILKNAIF; this is encoded by the exons ATGTGGCGTCTACTTGTTTTGATTTTTGCAATTTATATTTGTGAAGGAAAGAATTTGAAAA CGGAATTAACCGATCCAGAATGGAGAGAAGTGGTGTCAGCTGGAGGAATGCACATCGGTCACGGGCGGACTAAAAGATTCGTTGAGCTTAATGAAAACCAG CCAAATATTCCTTACCAGGCTTGTCTCCTTCCCAATGGCGCGAGTGGTCACTGCCGTCATCTCCACTACTGCATCCAGGAAGACTTCAAGAAGGACTTCATGAAGTTCATGGATTATCTCTGTATCATCAATCATTC agctATTGGAGTGTGCTGTCCGGACGGCATGGGTGGAGGAAACCCTGACGCTGTGGCCGGGGACCTGCCTGCCACCGCACCCAGAGAAGAGAACGACCTTTCGCTAAAGATAGATCGCGCTGAGAACAGAG GTTGTGGTTTAAGCACTCGGGCTCAAGGCAGGATAACCGGCGCGCAGCCAGCCAATCCTCGAGAGTGGCCCTGGATGGCGTCCATCACCCCTGAGGGCTTCGAGCAGTACTGCGGAGGGGCTCTCATCACAGATAGACATGTGCTCACCGCTGCTCACTGTCTTATTAG ATGGAAGGCAGACGAACTATTCGTACGCCTCGGAGAATACGACTTCAGACGCAGCAACGACTCCCGCTCCTACAACTTCAGGGTCGTTGAAATTCGCCGCCACGAGATGTTTGACAAATCCACCTACCACCACGACATCGCCATATTGAAACTCCACAGACCAGTCGTGTTCAATACATACGTGTGGCCAATATGCTTGCCACCACGTGGACTGCCCATGGATGAAGAAGTGGCTACCGTTATTG GTTGGGGTACACAATGGTACGGTGGTCCACACAGCCAAGTGTTAATGGAGGTAGCTGTGCCGATATGGAATAGAGATACCTGTATCAAGTCCTTCACTGATTCAGTTTTTAATGAAACTATATGCGCCGGTGGAAAAGAAGGAGGAAAAGATGCTTGTCAG GGTGACAGTGGTGGTCCACTGATGTACCAGATGTCGAGTGGTCGCTGGGCGGTGGTAGGGGTCGTGTCCTGGGGCATTCGCTGCGGTGAACCCAACCACCCTGGCCTGTATGCACGCGTGGACAGATACCTTGAGTGGATTCTGAAGAACGCTATATTCTAA